A genomic segment from Pelobates fuscus isolate aPelFus1 chromosome 7, aPelFus1.pri, whole genome shotgun sequence encodes:
- the LOC134569261 gene encoding nuclear factor 7, ovary-like: MASADLREELTCSVCLNIYRDPVTLPCGHSFCQDCIENVLDTQGAREYSCPECRQLFNSRPDLQRALSLANMVKGFLSTHPGQEVVGMPCTHSAVPAGEHVLTEPTISLGNRKCSIHKKVLEYYCSEDASCIFVSCRLAGEHTEHQVETLNVASEKKETLRNILEILILRREEAEKRIQSLSELKREVQEKASGVTEEVIALIRGIREWLKALETERDYIKVWSVGDLGSISVTLHSGLVGIVTVVKRQRHVSAYIILGVGLASDMLLDVNTAGNNVTVSGDMKTVSWSDINQSRPETPERFQFNQILSSRSFSSGRHYWEVNGSKSGWWSVGVTYPSIDRKGVYSVIGCNNKSWCMYRGDNNLYHMIHDSNIIKLTPSASSQRLGLYLDYEAGRLSFYEFRDPIIHLHTFTATFTEPLHAIFRVYGDNAKLRISCTEQCIKLN; encoded by the coding sequence ATGGCATCTGCTGATCTGAGAGAGGAGCTGACCTGCTCCGTCTGCCTGAACATTTATAGAGATCCCGTAACCCTGCCATGTGGACATAGCTTCTGCCAGGACTGCATTGAGAATGTGCTGGACACACAGGGGGCAAGAGAATATTCCTGTCCTGAATGCAGACAATTATTTAATTCAAGACCGGACCTGCAAAGAGCACTAAGCTTGGCTAACATGGTGAAAGGTTTCCTATCTACTCACCCAGGACAGGAGGTGGTTGGGATGCCCTGTACTCACTCTGCTGTACCTGCAGGAGAACATGTCCTAACTGAACCCACCATTTCACTCGGGAACAGAAAATGCTCCATCCACAAGAAGGTCCTGGAATATTACTGCTCTGAGGATGCCTCTTGTATTTTTGTGTCCTGCAGGCTAGCCGGAGAGCACACAGAACACCAGGTGGAGACTCTGAATGTGGCCTCTGAGAAGAAGGAGACATTGAGAAATATTCTAGAGATACTAATCTTAAGGAGAGAGGAGGCTGAAAAAAGAATCCAGAGCCTGTCGGAGCTCAAACGTGAAGTGCAAGAAAAAGCATCTGGGGTAACAGAGGAAGTAATTGCCCTGATTAGGGGCATCAGGGAATGGCTGAAAGCCTtagagacagagagagattaTATAAAGGTCTGGTCTGTAGGGGATCTGGGTTCGATCTCAGTGACCTTACACTCAGGCTTAGTTGGGATTGTGACCGTAGTAAAGAGACAGCGCCATGTATCAGCTTATATAATACTGGGTGTAGGATTAGCTTCAGATATGTTGCTAGATGTAAACACGGCTGGTAATAATGTCACCGTATCAGGTGACATGAAAACTGTATCCTGGTCAGACATAAACCAGAGTCGTCCAGAAACACCAGAGAGATTTCAGTTTAACCAGATTTTAAGCTCCAGGAGTTTCTCCTCAGGGCGACATTACTGGGAGGTGAATGGCAGTAAATCAGGGTGGTGGAGTGTAGGGGTGACATATCCCAGTATAGACAGGAAAGGAGTTTATTCAGTAATTGGATGTAACAACAAGTCCTGGTGTATGTACAGGGGGGATAATAATCTGTATCATATGATACACGACAGTAACATAATCAAGTTAACTCCCAGCGCATCCAGCCAAAGATTAGGTTTATACCTGGACTATGAGGCTGGGCGGCTGTCCTTTTATGAGTTCCGTGACCCGATCATACACTTACACACGTTCACTGCCACCTTCACTGAGCCGCTTCATGCTATATTCAGGGTGTATGGGGATAATGCAAAGCTGAGAATTTCATGTACTGAACAATGTATTAAACTTAATTAA